cattttagttgcatttaggatcacatttgcataagttatcgttgtcgtactctattacgccccgtttgtgttttcttaatgtttcaggtgattttacggtcatttggatgctttcggagtgttatgagttgatatggatgatgaacggatggaatgttgactcgaggatcattgcatgtctctagggataattttgagtcaacaacgaagctaaacgctatttttctaagcatcaaaatggacaagcgttcactcttttgatgatatctcaagttctacatgtcggaatgagacgaatttgattgggctagaaagtagacttcaagagctttccaacgacaggtcacacgtccttataggcattgtagaacaagagttatgacataaacaagatggctcgactatccgattcgcctaCGGCCCAAAACGCAGGCCCAACTCTcctccttgggcgcgaaaaccaacgaccaaccagcgggcccgctggtttctgcgCCCAAGTGATTTCCGCGCGTGTTTTGGTCTTCgtgatcgtccaattaaatcttagcttatgtaattgttattttttcctattttgtttagaatttgagaagcatataaatacttcaagggaatGCTTTTATCCCTCATGCTTTTATTTCCTTTAGGTTTTAATTCTCTTGGAACTCCTCTCTCacgttttttttctctcttttctttttcatgaaccatagtttttctacaaactccattaatgtaattcttcgaggtattattgattttcgtttttattttatttattgcttttaattatgttttcattcttagatttgattttcattgttcgtttcatgattgagtagtttcttttctagggtttgggaatccatgtttacattatgaatccttattattattgttgatggtttgattattcattgatatttctagttgattaggtttatattgttaatctttgcaatctgatcaattgtttgattaaatcatgctaataggatttagaatcgaaagatcaaattttagaggcttacctacaactagcaattctgattatgttagcgatcgtactgcatatgttgaattgagagtgttaagacccgaccgtaggattaacttgtgctctagataatttgaatatttgagttgttgatgatgttttgattgattctgaactatgaacatggtgaaccgttgccctagatcttttagtttatttttctatttattttagtttaaacattgaatcctaaatttcgtgacattgttagtttcgccataccttggaagctagatttaaatagccatctctctgtggattcgaccctgcttaccctactacattgttaggaggtttcgttaggattttatttttgacgggtgtacgacagcctatcaGGTGTTTCCATCTATCTTACTACGGTACATGGAGAAAAGGAATGAAATGCGGGATATAGATGTTcataaatcattgaaaaatgatCTGATTGAACATATATGGCATACTTTTCAACcaaggggaggggggggggggctcATGTGGTGTTGTCATGCATTGCAATgcattttttttcccttgtaGAGCTCATGTGGTGTTTCCATCTATCTTACTACGGTACATGGAGAAAAGGAATGAAATGCGGGATAGAGATGTtcttaaatcattgaaaaatgatCTGATTGAACATATATGTCATACTTTTCAACCAAGGGGAGGGGGGCTCATGTGGTGTTGTCATGCATTGCAAtgcatttttttcccttgtagAGCTCATGTGGTGTTTCCATCTATCTTACTACGGTACATGGAGAAAAGGAATGAAATGCGGGACAGAGATGTTcataaatcattgaaaaatgatCTGATTAAACATATATGGCATACTTTTCAACCAAGGGGAACTTAATCAAAATAGTAGTCAGTTATGTATCAATTTTGATTCATTGTGCTATATATGTATGGTTAAGGTTATACGttacatttttatttatatgtatgttaatttaatttcatatttatttatttgttaaaattaataattgtgtTTGAAGGTGAATTTAAAGTGGAGTAtatgtaaaagtaaaaaaaatcaggtaagaaaaattaatgacctTGAGTCAAGATTGTAAAAGAAAATGGGGGATTTAAGTAAGAGGTATATctcccttcaaaaaaaaaaaaaaaagagtaagaggTATGTCAAGGTAGTGGAAGTGACTGGAAGATGAGATGGAAGAATGGCGAGAGAGATATTATTGTTCACTTGATCGAAGGTCAATGATGTACATGGTCTAATCAAGTATAATGGTTATTCTTTACAGGTGTCACTAAAGCACGCGGTGAATCGAAATTTACATAAACGTTGTAATAGGCAATGGAGTATATGACTATTGTTTTTAATATGTGTAGAGGTTGCACTATGCACACTAGCTACCATGAACCCAACGAACAATTTGGCAATGAAGAGCCAAAAAAACAATGATACTACATCAGACTGGTAAAATAGGGGaagattttgtatatttataacATTGTCTTGTGAAATTGAAATATTGCTTATAATTGTTAGGCAATCGATAGTTTGTAATTTGTTCTTCGTTTaacaaactactccgtatagtCTAAGATTCCCAGATTAAACAGAAACATTGGGCATATCAAGTCTCAAATTCGAATCTCAGATCACCTAAGGTGGGATCCAGGAAAGTGGAAACCATCAGCTACACAAGAATAAAAACTTTAAACACCAGGTAATCAAAATGACTGTTCTCAATTAAGGACAACGCAAAAATAATAGCTGTGTTTTGCGCCGAATATGTATACAGTTGCGTACAAGTACTTGTCAGAGGTTCATGTTATTCAACATCAGATGAACCTGACCAAACTAATCACCACAAGCATCAATGGTTTTCTCTTAATGTGGTTCATTTCATTTGGGTATATCCTTGAGAAAGTTGCATCTTACAACCCGGGCAACGGGAACTGGGTGGTTAGAACTTCAACTCTCCTTTGAAGGTCTAATAAACGATCTCTCAACGGGAAGTCAGGAGACGCCACAAACTTCAAGAATTCTTGGAGTTTTGTTTTGGGAATTAACTTGTTTGCTTCGAGAGTTAGTTGGACTCCCTCGTGAATAAAGTCGGCTGTAGCAACAAACTCACTCTCTTTGAAACCTCTAGTTGTCATGGCAGGTGCCCCAATACGTATACCACCAGGTACTAGGGCACTCTTATCACCTTTTTACAAATACCCACAACATTGATTTTAGCACAGATGTTCGAAGCAAgcgagaaagagagagagaaagaaagtaCATAAATGAAAAGTTTGAAAACTACTCACCAGGAACAGAGTTCTTATTTAGTGTGATAGAAGCCATGTCAAGAATTTTCTCAACCCGAGCACCATCAGTTCCCTAAAGAAAAACAACGACTTAAATCAGACAAAATGGAAGATGGGATTCACAATCACATAGTATGAGCCTATGAGGTCATTGAGGGTTGTTTATAAATAAATCTTAGCAAACACAACCTATACAAGTGGTGTCTAACTGTTAGAAGTGAAACAACGGGAAATTTGTCACTTACTACCTACATCGTTGGCTTTGTAAATTACTacttaaaacaataaaaaagtTGTCATTTACTACATCATTTTCTGACACGTGATTACTATTGCTATCTTAGTCCGTTTTCCAGCCAAAATAGCTGAAATATGGCATTTTTTGAGTCTAGGTAGTAATTTTCAAAGTCGCTCATAGTATAGGTAGTAAATGACAAAATTTCCAATCTAACCGGCATTTGAATTACAGCTCTCAGCAACAAGATTCAAGAACTTGGAAACTCACCAATGGCCTTAAGTCAACTAGAACAAGGTGGTTATCGCTCCCACCAGAGACTAGTTTGTAACCCAATTCAACCAATCGGCTTGCAAGAGCTCTGCAGTTTGAGACCACCTGCAAGTCATCATGCCCTTAAATATCAGTACAAAGAAACGGGCATTAGGACAAAGTTTTGAGTCTTCTTATCAGAAGACAAGGTTTTTACATTGTTTTGGTATGCCTTAAACTCTGGAGACTGGGCATACTTCAGGCAAACAGCTAGTCCTCCTATAGTGTGGTTATGTGGGCCACCCTGCAAAACAAATTCATGACATCCAAATCTTTTAAACAAATCAAATTATGACAGTTATGTTATGCAAGATAGAGATATACAACAGGGGGGGAAAAAGGTGAATTCAAGAAACAGTAACACCTCACCTGTAAGCCAGGAAAGACTGCATTATTAATGGCAGATTCTAAATCAACACCGAAAATGGTATCCTTCTTGTAGAAGATCATTCCACCTCTAGGACCTCGTAGAGACTGAAAATCATTACACGGTAATTTTATCACAATGATGAAAGATTCATGTGGCCAATAGACTGATTTTAGCAGAAATAATTTGATACAGGACAACACCATTGAAGTTCTTCTCCTATGTTGTCCCTTCATTTTAAGAGGGAATCATAGGGTTAATGAACCAAATTCACAACTCTTGAACAAAATGCTATTCATTTTTACAAGGCGGAGAATCTGAAGACTGAACAAGGTTCAGGTTACTATTTTTGTAGTCAAGAGATAGTATGGAGATTTCGATACTGATGGAGAACTATTTAGGGGAATTTAAAGGCAAGGAGTCTGTATGAGGCGAGAGTGGGGCTTAGAAGACATGGCATACCTCTTGTTTTTTAAGAAATAAAGCACAGATATGGAgtgagttggcctcttgttgcACTATCATCTATGATCCGTCTAAAGAATTCTAAACCGTAAATTGAAACATATGatgattccttttcttttccaAAAGACGGGATCTAATGGGATCTTTCCATAACACCACAAAATACTAGACACGGGAATTTCACAACTAAGATCTATTAAAAGCTACCTCTTCCTACATCTTCCATGAATGAACCCTTAAATATTGATTAGCACCTCAAGAGCAACTGGCAAATCATAAACTGGGTCACAGAAAGATTGACCAGCACTATGTTGCCTAAACAGAGTTTTAGAGAACGGAAAAGAACTCAGTGTCAAAGCCACTACCCTTAAAAGCAAATCCCGGTCCTTAATTAATCAACCAAACGTGGAACACGTGTCCAAAGGTAACATAAACATAACTTTCCGGTCCATTATAGCAAACAGTGAGGAAAGTTTAGACGTACCTTGTGAGTTGTTGTTGTCACTACATCACAGTACTCAAATGGGTTACCAACCACAGAGGCAGCAACAAGCCCACTTATATGTGCCATATCCATCATAAGAAAAGCACCGACAGCATCTGCAATCTTGTATTTTAAAACAATACATTCAATTAGTTACACGCAAATGGAAGCAATCAACACATCACTTTTAGAGGGGGGGAGGGGGGTGTTCATACAGTCATATAAAACACATACCTTCCTCATACGAGGATAATCAAAATCTCGAGGGTATGCACTAGCACCAGCAATTATGAGTTTTGGTCGAAATAGAGTAGCAGTTTTCTCAAGCATGTCGTAATCGATCAGACCTTCTCTTCGGATAATAATTAGTCAGAGACCAAacccaaataagcaaacacaAATACCCACCAAAAGTAAAATTAAAATACCTGTAGATTCATCAAGCCGATAAGGCATAGATTCAAAATAAATTGATGTGCCTGAGACTCGTCTTTTAGGAGTCATGAAACCATGGGACAAATGTCCTCCATGAGGTAAATCTAAACCCTGGATCAGTAGAAATGGATTGATATAAGAGCAACGAACTGTGCCAATATGACCAGTAAAGCCATAGGTAGGGAAATTACTTACCATGATACGATCATGTGGATTTAAGAGTGCAGTGTAAACCTCAAAATTAGCAGGAGAGCCAGACAAAGGTTGAACATTTACACCCCACTTCTGTCCATCCAAGTGAAATGCTTCCAAAGCCCTTTGCTGACAGAGGGTTTCTAGCTCGTCAATGTGTTCATTGCCTCCGTAATACCTAATGTAGAACAAGTTGTAAGTGACAAATCGCAACAGACCCAAAACATAAGAATCAACAGTAGTGACAATGTGACATGCACATAGCTTGGCCAAAGAAAGTGTTACCTTTTACCCGGTAATCCTTCGGAATATTTGTTAGTGAGACAAGAACCAACAGCCTCCATGACGGCTTTAGATGTAAAATTTTCAGAGGCAATGAGTTCCAGACTTCTAAACTGCCTATCCTTTTCCTTGCCAATAATGTTATACACTTCTGGATCAGCATCACTCAGCTCATTATCCTCAAAACTGCTCAGATCATCTGAAATGTACCAGAAAATAGCATGCTTGAGGATAATTTGTCCATTATATCAAGGATTTATAACACAGCATATGCACACTATACTAATTCAAAATTTTGGAAGCCTGCACAGGCGTAAAAAATATACGATGAATAGATTACCAAAAAGCAGCTAAAATTTGGGGGGAAAGATTAATCCTGCTTATTTGGGATAGCTCTAAGACCACATGCAATGGTAGAAGTAAAAGGAGACTGTTAGATTACATGGTTATAAACAGCGACTAAGATGAGAACTCCATGAGAACCACGACATCTATTGACCGCCATAAATACCAGAAAAAGGTTATTCCTAGAACCATAAATTTCACAATCCAAAGTAGCTAAAACACAACTCACAACCACTCTCGCTCAGTGaaaagaacaatcaaattaattcttcaGCAAAAGCAAAAGGAGATTAGCTTCCAAAGGATACATTTTAGTATCAAATACTTTTCCTACAATGAGCATAAATGCATAATGTCACTAATCGTCTCCCAAGCATCAAGTCATGCGACCGGGGCGCAGCCGTGGTCTAGAGGGTGTCCTTGGCTGGACTAGGAGGGCAACACACTCCCCCTAATATTTTGGAATGGCCATAAATGTCCAGTGAACACCCGATTGACAGTAACGTAACAATAGGCCGTTTGGTGGATTAAACAAGCTCCAAATGGGCTAAAATTTGGGGGTTTGTATTTTGGCTCAATGAAGACAATGGTCAGGCCCTCGAGGCCCGAAAATATGGGCTAAAGCAGCAGCAGTTTTGGTTGTGCACAACTTCTAGAGTGCTCTGGATGGGTCTTAGGCATTTTAGCTTGGTTTTGTGTGGAAGGTTCTAGATGGGATGTGTCTAGAACTCTTTTGTACAGATTTGTGTAAAAACGTCAAATGAGAACTTTCTAGAATAATGGAACATTGGAGAGGTCATATAATGTTCTCCTAGTGAgttaaggagcctataaataggtccCCTCGTTTATTTATCCATTAATCCAACAAAACATTTGTAAACGCTCTCAAAATAATCAAAGCACTCTTTGGAACTCACAAGTTGCATAACTAGAATTAACGCTAGGATATAACACAAAAATGAGGTTCTatcaaaaatattttttgtaaaagtagaatattaaaaaaaaaatggtagtACCACCATTATTTTGATAGAATAAATTATGGATTATGCCGCGAATTTATAGTTAATCAGGGTGAATATTGGgaatttcaatcattttgaATGCTAGTGAAAGGACGATAAACAAATTAAGTGTGTGGTTTTGGATGATTTGATATTGAATCACTGTTTCTAATGCTTAAGGGTTCTTAGGCCAGAGTAAAAATGGTATTAGATGTTGACATCAATGTGCTACTTACTAATTTTGGTATTTTGGTGAGGTTGGCACATCGAGCCACGTGCCTCCTGTTGCACAAGTTCAAGACCACAAATAGTGCCGATTGATTGATGTGGATTCActtgatattttattttttgttttaaaaaagaatAGAAATGAAACTTCTACTGGTTTATGATCAAGACGAAAGCAAGTGACTTTTACTCCAAATAATCGATTTGATAGGTGAAAGGAGAGTAGTAGAATGTCAATATTGAAGTTTAGATACGATCATCTTAACGGGATTTGGGATAGAAGAAGTAAGTGGCAATTGAGGATAAAGTATATGCCTAACGATGTACAATAATTCGCAGGATGTAGTAAAACATTGATATGCTAATAAAAATTTGAAAACTAGCTATTGGAAAAATTGTATCAATCTTCAAAATCAACCAGACTCAACAATACAAACTCACGATTTCATAAACTAAATTATCATGTGTAGATAAATAGTCATATTTCATTTTCTCGTTAATTGTATTCCATAATTCTTGTAATTATTATTcgtagataaaaaaaaaaaagttttctaTTGTAATTAGAGTTTGTTGATGCGAACTTCataagttcaatacgaaagctGAGTAACttagaacaaaaacaaaatcataaccaacaaacaaaccaatacacaaaataacataaaaattacaacaacaacaaaaaaaactaaGAAAAACAATCCAATAGTAACAAATCATCAACCAATTAGAAAAGAGGGCAAACCTTGAACACCAGGAGCAGGAACAGAGACAGACGAGGGTGGTCTACCAGTGACCAAACTATTGGAAACGAAAGAAAATCGAGAGATgggttttgaaattttgattgaattatcAGTAAAACTAAGATTGTTAGACCCTTTTAGAGAGCAATTAGTAGGATTAATGGAGATTTTGGTACATGGGTATTGAATTGAACCCATGATTTTAGGGGTTGCTGCTCCAGTGCAAGCTTGCATGTTTGATtctggagagagaaaatggaggtGATAGAAAAGGGAAAGCTTTTAAGGTTTGAGGGAATGGAAATGTCAAAAAAAATGGCAGAGTAGAGTGGCTTTGGAGTTTAAAAAGGGAGTCAAAATGTCAAAACCCTAACGTCGTGTGGCTTTGCGCGCCGGTTATGGTTTTGATTCTATTCTTTTTTTTACCTATTGCGTTGGTCCTACCACGTCAACGAGAAACGCCTGATTTGAGGACTGCTGtttaattcttttaaaatagtTTTCGAACAGGTTTAGCTTACTAATCAACGCGTGTCTCACTTGGTTAAGTTTCAATTTTAGATGAGTactcctccgtctctttttgtttagcTTATTAATGTGGGTTGagattgagattcctctatttttttatttaaaaaagaaaatttac
This sequence is a window from Spinacia oleracea cultivar Varoflay chromosome 1, BTI_SOV_V1, whole genome shotgun sequence. Protein-coding genes within it:
- the LOC110789254 gene encoding serine hydroxymethyltransferase 3, chloroplastic, which gives rise to MQACTGAATPKIMGSIQYPCTKISINPTNCSLKGSNNLSFTDNSIKISKPISRFSFVSNSLVTGRPPSSVSVPAPGVQDDLSSFEDNELSDADPEVYNIIGKEKDRQFRSLELIASENFTSKAVMEAVGSCLTNKYSEGLPGKRYYGGNEHIDELETLCQQRALEAFHLDGQKWGVNVQPLSGSPANFEVYTALLNPHDRIMGLDLPHGGHLSHGFMTPKRRVSGTSIYFESMPYRLDESTGLIDYDMLEKTATLFRPKLIIAGASAYPRDFDYPRMRKIADAVGAFLMMDMAHISGLVAASVVGNPFEYCDVVTTTTHKSLRGPRGGMIFYKKDTIFGVDLESAINNAVFPGLQGGPHNHTIGGLAVCLKYAQSPEFKAYQNNVVSNCRALASRLVELGYKLVSGGSDNHLVLVDLRPLGTDGARVEKILDMASITLNKNSVPGDKSALVPGGIRIGAPAMTTRGFKESEFVATADFIHEGVQLTLEANKLIPKTKLQEFLKFVASPDFPLRDRLLDLQRRVEVLTTQFPLPGL